In Streptomyces sp. NBC_01231, the sequence GCTTGGCGAAGTCGGGGCTCTTGAGAAGGAGTTCACCCACCAGACTGGTGAGGTCGGGTGCGTCCGGGTCGGTGCCGGCGACGGCGCGGAGCCGGGCGACACAGCCGCGGACCTGGTACTCCCAGTCGGGGAAGACAGTGCGGGCGGTGGGGTGGAGGAACAGGTAGCGGGCGAGGTTGCGCTGGGTGGTGGGCCAGTCGGCGAGGCCCGCGTACAGGGCGAGGCCGCCGGGGTTCCAGGCGAGCAGGTCCATGCTGCGGCTGATGACATAGGCCGGGTTGGGCCGCATCGTCTCCAGGACCAGCTTCAGGTGCGGGCGCACGGTGCGGCTCGGCGGCGGCGGGGGTTCGGGGGCGTACCGCGCGGCCCGGGCGGCGAGTTCGCGCAGGTGCTGGTGCTCTGCGTCGTCCAGGTGGAGGGCGCGGGCGAGCGCGTCCAGCACGGAAGGACTGGGGCGGGTCTCCTTGCCGCGCTCCAGGCGGACGTAGTAGTCGATGCTGATGCCGGCGAGCGTGGCCAGCTCCTCGCGGCGCAGACCTGGGGTGCGGCGCAGGCCGGTGCCCACGGTGAGGCCGACCTGGTCGGGGCTGGTCTGGGTGCGGCGCGCGTGCAGGAACCGGCCCAGTTCCATGTCGGCGCTCCTCCTGCTGCTCTGCTCGGATGCCATCTCACCAGTGTCACACCGCGCTGACCTGAGCGGCGGGCGGGTGGGGGCCCTGTCACACCCCTGAACGTCGCTCCCCCCGCTCGACCGGGTGGGCTCAGCACCACTGTCGAAGCGCTTCGATTAGATCGGAAACATAACGGCGAGCAAGGGCGCCTACAAGAGTTCGAGCAGAAGTTCGAGCAGAGAGTTTTATGCTCTTAAGGCACTTTAAAAGCCTTCTCTTCAGGACCCATTGACACATCGCCAATCAGCGTGCGACCTTTCGAAGCGCTTCAACAGATTCCGGTCACCGAGGGGTTGCCCGCTGTGCGTACCGCATCCGTGCCTGCCGGCCTGCCCTCCGAGCCCCATGCCGACCCGCTCCCGTTCCGCGACCCGGCCGCCCGCTCACCGGCTGGCCCCGCGGGGACGATTCCTCGTGGCGTATTTCCCCCGACCCCACTCCTCAGGACGGACATGGCCTTCTTCGACAACCCCGTCATACCCGGCTTCAGCCCCGACCCGAGCATCTGCCGGGCAGGCGACGACTACTACCTGGCCACGTCCAGCTTCGAGTACGTACCCGGCGTGCCGATCTGGCACAGCCGCGACCTGGTGCACTGGCGGCTGATCACAAACGCCCTCGACCGACCCTCGCAGCTCGCGCTGCCCGACACGGCCCCCTCCTCCACGGGGGTGTACGCACCCACCCTGCGCCACCACGACGGCCGGTTCTGGCTGATCACGACCGTGGTCGCCGGGGCGGGCAGCGTCCTGGTGACCGCCGAGGACCCCGCTGGACCGTGGTCGGACCCGGTGCCCGTCGGCGTACCGGGCATCGACCCCGACCTCGCCTGGGAGGAGGACGGAACCTGTTGGTGCGTGTTCTCGTCGGACGGCATCCGCGGGGTCCGCATCGACCCGGAGTCCGGCGAACTGCTCGGCGAGCCGGTGCCGATGTGGTCGGGCAGCGGACTGCAGTATCCCGAGGGGCCGCACCTGTACCGGATCGGCGACTGGTGGTACCTGCTGCTGTCGGAGGGCGGCACCGAACGCGGCCATGCGCTGTCGGTGGCCCGGGCCCGCACGCTGCCGGGGCCGTTCGAACCGCACCCGGACAACCCC encodes:
- a CDS encoding helix-turn-helix transcriptional regulator, translating into MASEQSSRRSADMELGRFLHARRTQTSPDQVGLTVGTGLRRTPGLRREELATLAGISIDYYVRLERGKETRPSPSVLDALARALHLDDAEHQHLRELAARAARYAPEPPPPPSRTVRPHLKLVLETMRPNPAYVISRSMDLLAWNPGGLALYAGLADWPTTQRNLARYLFLHPTARTVFPDWEYQVRGCVARLRAVAGTDPDAPDLTSLVGELLLKSPDFAKLWERYDVVGRKKTQKTFHHPQVGILTLSSQSMHLDDTPGQRLGVYTAEPGTPDHDTMLLLDMTAPQPTGHPDTWAEQQRRTQS